In Bacteriovorax stolpii, a single genomic region encodes these proteins:
- a CDS encoding nucleoside deaminase, whose product MSKNINDHLWLMDEALKEAHKAYREDEVPIGAVIVDSEGTIISRAHNQKEKVHNPCGHAEILAITEAAKKLNNWRLLNCSIYVTLEPCPMCLSALVQARISHLYFGAYDTKGGALSLNYNFYKDQKLNHSFPVMGGLRHFECSKLLSTFFKEKRTSYKF is encoded by the coding sequence ATGTCTAAAAATATTAATGATCATTTATGGCTAATGGATGAAGCTTTGAAAGAAGCTCACAAAGCTTATCGCGAAGACGAAGTCCCTATAGGGGCAGTGATCGTTGATTCAGAGGGCACAATTATTTCGCGAGCTCATAACCAAAAAGAGAAAGTTCATAATCCCTGCGGACACGCAGAGATCCTGGCGATTACAGAGGCCGCGAAAAAATTAAACAACTGGCGTTTATTGAATTGTTCGATTTATGTCACGCTTGAGCCTTGCCCGATGTGTTTGAGCGCCCTTGTTCAAGCGCGTATCAGTCATCTTTATTTTGGAGCTTATGATACAAAAGGTGGGGCCTTGAGTTTGAATTATAATTTTTATAAAGATCAAAAGCTTAACCACAGCTTCCCTGTCATGGGTGGTCTTCGCCACTTCGAATGTTCAAAGCTACTTTCGACTTTTTTTAAAGAGAAGCGCACTAGTTATAAATTTTAA
- a CDS encoding sulfite exporter TauE/SafE family protein gives MQTHDWIIAFSAFISEVLGTLSGFGSSTFFVPLATFFESLKLVLAITSILHCFGNISKIYLFKSEINLKRFIRYALPSIVMTGIGATMAIYFSSSWLEKALGLFLVIFAIFKFFSKEMTKTFSTKTSFSLLGISGFLTGLIGTGGAIRGIVLSNMAISKDTFVALSAFIDFGGDLLRAILYISNGFMDWSQWFYIPLMMIAAFLGSVVGKRILSRINQKQFEKIVSFFILISGLAMLFGK, from the coding sequence ATGCAAACACACGATTGGATCATCGCTTTTAGCGCCTTTATATCGGAAGTACTTGGCACTTTAAGCGGGTTTGGTTCCTCTACATTTTTTGTCCCACTGGCCACTTTTTTTGAAAGCTTAAAACTCGTCCTGGCGATAACATCTATCCTTCATTGCTTTGGAAATATTTCCAAGATTTATCTTTTTAAAAGCGAAATAAATTTAAAACGTTTTATCCGGTACGCCCTTCCTTCTATTGTGATGACTGGAATTGGTGCAACGATGGCCATTTATTTTTCCAGTTCATGGTTAGAAAAGGCCCTGGGTCTATTCCTGGTTATTTTCGCTATCTTTAAGTTCTTTTCAAAAGAAATGACCAAGACTTTTTCTACCAAGACCTCTTTCTCGCTTCTGGGGATTTCAGGTTTTTTAACCGGCCTTATCGGAACTGGTGGGGCCATTCGAGGAATTGTTTTAAGCAACATGGCCATTTCCAAAGACACCTTTGTCGCTTTGTCTGCCTTTATTGATTTCGGAGGAGATTTACTTAGAGCAATCTTATATATCAGTAACGGCTTTATGGATTGGTCTCAATGGTTCTACATTCCTCTGATGATGATCGCTGCTTTTTTAGGTTCTGTAGTTGGAAAAAGAATCCTCTCCAGAATCAATCAGAAACAATTTGAAAAGATTGTAAGCTTTTTCATCTTGATTAGCGGCCTGGCGATGTTATTTGGAAAATAA
- a CDS encoding YjjG family noncanonical pyrimidine nucleotidase: MKYNLFLFDLDDTLLDFQASEKLCFTQTFIHFGVKDLLEEIHKTYKTENNHLWKQLERGEVDKDFLKVERFKRTLDIHKIEIPPHKMSEFYLEQLPKHVVLIDGAVEVLRHVKQFGEVGIITNGIEYTQRERIKNSELKDYIDFIAVSEECGFAKPDVRFFEFAASRSKNFVKESTIIIGDRFDADILGAHNFGIDSLWFNQHKTPNTSDLKPTYEAHSLSQVKKILS; this comes from the coding sequence ATGAAATACAATCTTTTTCTCTTCGACCTCGACGACACACTTCTTGATTTCCAAGCTTCAGAAAAATTGTGTTTCACTCAGACATTTATTCACTTTGGTGTAAAAGATCTTTTAGAAGAAATCCACAAAACATACAAAACAGAAAACAATCATCTATGGAAACAACTTGAAAGAGGAGAAGTCGATAAAGACTTTTTAAAAGTTGAGCGTTTCAAAAGAACTCTCGACATTCATAAAATTGAAATTCCTCCGCACAAAATGTCGGAGTTTTACCTTGAACAACTTCCCAAGCACGTTGTCTTGATCGATGGTGCCGTTGAAGTTCTAAGACACGTTAAGCAATTCGGTGAAGTGGGAATCATCACAAACGGAATTGAGTACACTCAAAGAGAGAGAATTAAAAACTCTGAGCTAAAAGACTACATTGACTTTATCGCTGTGTCTGAAGAGTGTGGATTTGCCAAACCGGATGTTCGCTTTTTTGAATTTGCGGCCAGCAGGTCTAAGAACTTTGTTAAGGAATCTACTATTATTATCGGGGACCGCTTTGATGCCGACATTCTTGGAGCTCATAATTTTGGCATTGATTCACTTTGGTTCAACCAACATAAAACACCCAACACATCAGACTTAAAACCGACATACGAAGCTCATTCTTTATCACAAGTAAAAAAAATACTGAGCTAA
- a CDS encoding alpha/beta fold hydrolase, which produces MKKIICLLSLALLASCATKKIVTTEKPQTGFDAVLSGYNYPFPVSSYVFETQGQKLQMSYMDIKPAGDVKKTVVMFHGKNFGGFYFEPIVKELVGKGFRVIVPDQIGFGKSSKPEHFQYSFQLLARLTDDLLKQLGVQEFTLVGHSMGGMLATRYALMYPEKVKKLVLVNPIGLEDYKLLAPYKTVDELYAGELKNNEDKIRDYQKAAYYDGNWKAEYEPMIVPAVGWTKGPDHALVARNAALTAELIYTQPVVYEFKKLKMKTTLINGDRDKTAIGKAWASPENQKIMGNYPKLGPEVAKMIPQGKLISMKGLGHVPFVEDFSGFMKLFVPEL; this is translated from the coding sequence ATGAAGAAGATTATTTGTTTATTGTCTCTCGCTCTACTTGCATCGTGTGCAACAAAAAAAATTGTGACAACGGAAAAACCACAAACAGGCTTCGATGCTGTTTTGAGTGGGTATAATTACCCTTTTCCCGTAAGTTCTTATGTCTTTGAAACACAAGGACAGAAATTGCAGATGAGTTATATGGATATCAAACCGGCCGGTGATGTGAAAAAAACCGTGGTGATGTTCCATGGAAAAAACTTCGGTGGATTTTACTTTGAGCCAATCGTAAAAGAACTGGTTGGCAAAGGATTTCGCGTTATCGTTCCTGATCAAATTGGTTTTGGAAAATCATCAAAACCGGAACATTTCCAGTACTCATTCCAATTGCTCGCTCGTTTAACAGATGACCTTCTAAAACAATTGGGAGTGCAGGAATTCACGCTTGTCGGTCACTCAATGGGTGGAATGCTGGCTACAAGATACGCGCTGATGTATCCAGAGAAAGTGAAAAAACTTGTGCTCGTTAACCCAATTGGACTTGAAGATTACAAATTGCTTGCTCCATACAAGACAGTGGATGAACTTTACGCTGGCGAATTAAAAAACAACGAAGACAAAATCCGCGATTATCAAAAAGCGGCCTATTACGATGGAAATTGGAAAGCAGAATATGAACCGATGATTGTTCCTGCTGTTGGTTGGACTAAGGGGCCAGACCATGCACTTGTGGCAAGAAATGCGGCCTTAACTGCAGAATTAATTTATACGCAGCCAGTAGTTTATGAGTTTAAAAAACTGAAGATGAAGACGACTCTAATCAATGGCGATAGAGATAAAACGGCTATTGGGAAAGCATGGGCGTCACCAGAAAACCAGAAGATTATGGGTAACTATCCGAAGCTTGGGCCAGAAGTGGCTAAAATGATTCCGCAAGGGAAGCTCATTTCGATGAAAGGACTCGGACATGTGCCATTCGTCGAAGACTTTTCTGGCTTCATGAAACTCTTTGTTCCAGAGTTATAG
- the dnaX gene encoding DNA polymerase III subunit gamma/tau: MSYQVLARKWRPKKFQDVIGQSHVTRSLQNAIAKNKIGHAYMMVGTRGVGKTSVARIFAKAIRCETITADINACGTCPACLDFDTETSMNVIEIDGASNNSVDNIRDLISNVHYLPTSGRFKVYIIDEVHMLSTNAFNALLKTLEEPPAHVVFIFATTEAQKLLGTVLSRCQRFDFRNVSVETLANHVKEISKIEGIKFEQEELIQQLAVLGRGSVRDTLSLLDQVLTFSEDNFIKEETLTTSLGVAGPKAISGIIEAIYAGNTAELSRVYGRLLNENVPVKNIASSLLDELFNNLKKKSTLGEAELIWIYETVARETTWIFNSISPEKAFEVLMYKVALRRSFFNQKIAGSQNVAVASSTAAPEAKQATPTPVAVVEEAPKEMSVAQKLETLMSEIASERDAVIAPANVEAKKETPTATPAQVAKPVGKKDLTWEGFLNDLSARSPASASNLEQGNTLNPLRLENGYLNIELGFGFSGQVFMDYLNEPEVFQKVLNHLSEYFEVETNNIKLELVQVTQKEDFVTQAEIREQKAQMTMQDRVEEFKSNPLLKEAEKIFNSKVDKVILDNSKK; the protein is encoded by the coding sequence ATGTCATACCAAGTTTTGGCCAGGAAATGGCGTCCTAAAAAATTTCAAGATGTGATCGGACAATCGCACGTTACCCGCTCGCTTCAAAACGCTATTGCTAAAAATAAAATCGGCCATGCTTACATGATGGTCGGAACTCGCGGTGTTGGTAAAACATCTGTGGCGAGAATTTTTGCTAAAGCTATCCGTTGTGAAACTATCACTGCTGACATCAATGCCTGTGGGACTTGTCCTGCTTGTTTAGATTTCGATACAGAAACATCGATGAACGTTATTGAAATCGATGGAGCTTCAAATAACAGTGTTGATAACATCCGCGATCTTATCAGCAACGTTCACTACCTGCCGACTTCGGGGCGTTTTAAAGTTTACATCATCGATGAAGTGCATATGCTTTCAACCAATGCTTTCAACGCTCTTTTAAAAACCCTGGAAGAGCCACCTGCTCACGTTGTCTTTATTTTTGCCACAACTGAAGCACAGAAACTTTTAGGGACAGTTCTTTCTCGCTGCCAGCGTTTTGATTTTAGAAACGTTTCGGTTGAAACCTTAGCAAATCATGTAAAAGAAATTTCTAAGATAGAAGGAATTAAGTTTGAACAAGAAGAACTTATTCAGCAGTTAGCGGTTCTTGGGAGAGGGTCTGTGCGCGACACACTTTCTCTTCTTGATCAGGTACTGACATTCTCAGAAGACAATTTCATCAAAGAAGAAACGCTGACAACATCTCTTGGTGTTGCCGGGCCCAAAGCGATCAGTGGAATCATTGAAGCGATTTATGCCGGGAATACGGCAGAGCTTAGCCGTGTATACGGAAGACTGTTAAACGAAAACGTACCGGTTAAAAACATTGCCAGCTCACTTTTAGATGAGCTGTTTAATAACTTAAAAAAGAAAAGTACGTTGGGTGAAGCAGAGTTAATCTGGATTTACGAAACAGTGGCCAGAGAAACAACATGGATCTTCAATTCTATTTCTCCGGAAAAAGCGTTTGAAGTCCTGATGTACAAAGTGGCCTTGAGAAGAAGTTTCTTTAACCAAAAGATTGCCGGTTCACAAAATGTAGCAGTGGCATCATCAACAGCAGCACCTGAAGCGAAACAAGCAACTCCTACGCCAGTAGCAGTTGTCGAAGAAGCTCCAAAAGAAATGAGTGTTGCTCAAAAACTTGAAACACTGATGTCGGAAATTGCCAGCGAAAGAGATGCGGTAATTGCGCCAGCTAATGTTGAAGCAAAAAAAGAAACACCGACAGCAACACCTGCTCAGGTTGCTAAACCTGTTGGAAAAAAAGATTTAACGTGGGAAGGATTTTTAAATGATCTTTCAGCGCGCTCTCCTGCTTCGGCTTCAAACCTGGAGCAAGGAAATACATTAAACCCTCTTCGCCTGGAAAATGGTTATTTGAATATCGAACTTGGCTTTGGTTTTTCCGGCCAGGTGTTTATGGACTATTTAAATGAACCGGAAGTTTTTCAGAAGGTTTTAAACCATCTGAGTGAGTACTTTGAAGTTGAGACAAACAACATCAAGCTTGAGCTGGTTCAGGTGACTCAGAAAGAAGATTTTGTAACTCAGGCAGAAATCAGAGAACAAAAAGCTCAGATGACAATGCAGGATCGCGTGGAAGAGTTTAAGAGCAACCCGCTTTTAAAAGAAGCAGAGAAAATTTTTAATTCGAAAGTAGATAAAGTTATTTTAGATAATTCAAAGAAGTGA
- a CDS encoding YbaB/EbfC family nucleoid-associated protein: MKGMQNLMKQAQQMQQKMATLQKELESRELETSSGGGMIKIKITGKQQIVSISINKECVDPNDVASLEELVKTAVNQSIKESQDMVSAAMSKVTGGINIPGMF, translated from the coding sequence ATGAAAGGAATGCAAAACTTAATGAAACAAGCTCAACAAATGCAGCAGAAAATGGCTACATTACAAAAAGAGCTTGAGTCTCGCGAACTAGAAACTTCTTCTGGTGGTGGGATGATCAAAATCAAAATCACAGGGAAACAACAAATCGTTTCTATTTCAATCAACAAAGAGTGCGTAGACCCTAACGATGTTGCCAGCCTTGAAGAACTGGTAAAAACAGCTGTTAACCAGTCAATCAAAGAATCACAAGATATGGTATCGGCAGCGATGTCAAAAGTTACTGGTGGAATCAACATCCCAGGAATGTTCTAA
- the recR gene encoding recombination mediator RecR, protein MELPEKLLKVVRQFSRLPGVGEKTALRQSLIMTKWNKEDLVHFAEAVKALAELNHCEKCGMFCDDKLCKICLDYGRSHSKTLCVVESVTDCLAIERSGNFKGKFHILFGVLNPLLGIGPDELKLDQFIDRVKNEEIEEVILAVNPSVEGDATCAYIKQMLPDSVRVDRIGFGIPMGGSLEFVDALTITKALENRRHL, encoded by the coding sequence ATGGAATTACCAGAAAAACTTTTAAAGGTTGTAAGACAGTTTTCTCGCCTTCCTGGAGTGGGCGAGAAGACGGCCCTGCGCCAGTCGCTGATCATGACAAAATGGAACAAGGAAGACCTGGTTCATTTTGCTGAAGCGGTTAAAGCACTCGCTGAACTAAATCACTGTGAAAAGTGCGGAATGTTCTGCGATGATAAGCTTTGCAAGATCTGTCTGGATTACGGCAGAAGCCATTCAAAAACACTTTGTGTTGTTGAGTCGGTGACTGACTGTCTGGCCATTGAGCGAAGCGGGAACTTTAAAGGTAAATTTCATATTCTCTTTGGTGTTCTAAACCCATTGTTGGGAATTGGACCTGATGAGCTTAAGCTGGATCAATTTATCGACCGCGTGAAAAACGAAGAGATCGAAGAAGTGATCCTGGCAGTAAACCCTTCGGTTGAAGGGGATGCAACTTGTGCTTACATTAAACAAATGCTGCCGGATAGTGTTCGTGTTGACCGTATTGGGTTTGGGATTCCAATGGGCGGAAGCCTGGAGTTCGTCGATGCCCTGACGATTACCAAAGCGCTTGAAAACCGCAGGCATTTATAA
- a CDS encoding GTP-binding protein, whose product MSFVNYVNKEVNCKIVYYGPGLGGKTTNIQYVYQKTSGDSKGNIISLNTENERTLFFDFLPLDLGEIRGFKTRFHLYTVPGQVFYEASRKLILRGVDGVVFVADSQVERMEANIESLKSLEKNLTDQGYDITKIPLVMQWNKRDLPNTTAIKDLHNALNKWGVPEFEAVAVKGNGVFDTLKMISKLVLMNLKGGLE is encoded by the coding sequence ATGTCTTTTGTAAATTATGTAAATAAAGAAGTTAACTGCAAGATTGTCTATTACGGGCCAGGGCTTGGTGGAAAGACGACAAACATCCAGTATGTTTATCAAAAAACCAGCGGTGACAGTAAAGGCAATATCATTTCACTTAATACAGAAAACGAAAGAACGCTTTTCTTTGACTTCCTCCCTCTGGATTTAGGCGAGATCCGCGGTTTTAAAACGCGTTTTCACCTCTACACTGTTCCCGGGCAGGTTTTCTATGAGGCTTCAAGAAAGCTGATTCTAAGAGGTGTGGACGGAGTTGTTTTCGTGGCTGACTCACAGGTTGAGCGTATGGAAGCAAACATTGAGTCACTTAAATCCCTAGAGAAGAACCTGACAGATCAAGGTTACGACATCACTAAAATCCCTCTGGTCATGCAGTGGAATAAAAGAGACCTTCCTAATACAACGGCGATTAAAGACCTGCACAATGCACTTAATAAGTGGGGCGTGCCCGAGTTTGAAGCTGTAGCAGTTAAAGGAAATGGTGTTTTTGATACGCTGAAGATGATTTCAAAATTAGTTCTAATGAATCTTAAAGGTGGATTAGAGTAA
- the mtnP gene encoding S-methyl-5'-thioadenosine phosphorylase has protein sequence MGGIKIGIIGGSGVYKIEGVEVIKEHKVSTPFGAPSSEVIEANLHGTPFFFIPRHGKHHNFTPSEVNYRANIFALKELGVEYIISVSAVGSLKEEFPPASFVIPDQFIDWTKGQRERTFFGNGIVGHVSVAEPVDTQLQKMIVETCKEAGVKHGAGGSYICIEGPQFSTKAESNIYRSFGASVIGMTNVPESYLAKEAGMAYATIAMVTDYDCWKEEHCTLEEIMKVMSANNQSAHAVLKKLLPKLHANPFTIKKENTFAVMSKPEKLSAEQTHILEVLLK, from the coding sequence ATGGGCGGAATTAAGATCGGCATCATTGGTGGAAGCGGCGTATATAAGATTGAAGGTGTTGAAGTTATTAAAGAACACAAAGTTTCTACTCCCTTTGGAGCCCCAAGTTCTGAAGTGATCGAGGCTAACCTTCACGGTACACCTTTTTTCTTTATACCTAGACATGGAAAACACCACAACTTCACTCCGTCTGAAGTCAATTACAGAGCGAATATTTTTGCTCTTAAAGAGCTTGGTGTTGAATATATTATTTCAGTTTCAGCTGTTGGATCTCTAAAAGAAGAGTTCCCGCCAGCAAGTTTTGTTATCCCTGATCAATTCATCGATTGGACAAAAGGCCAGCGCGAAAGAACTTTTTTTGGAAACGGAATCGTAGGCCACGTGTCTGTTGCTGAACCTGTTGATACTCAACTGCAAAAGATGATTGTTGAAACATGTAAAGAGGCTGGTGTTAAACACGGAGCTGGCGGATCATACATTTGTATCGAAGGGCCTCAGTTTTCTACAAAAGCTGAATCAAACATCTACAGAAGTTTTGGTGCAAGTGTCATCGGTATGACAAACGTACCAGAATCTTACCTGGCAAAAGAAGCAGGAATGGCCTATGCAACAATCGCTATGGTTACAGACTACGATTGCTGGAAAGAAGAGCACTGTACTCTTGAAGAAATCATGAAAGTTATGTCAGCTAACAATCAATCGGCACATGCAGTTTTAAAGAAGCTTCTTCCAAAGCTTCATGCGAATCCATTCACAATTAAAAAAGAAAACACGTTTGCGGTTATGTCGAAGCCGGAAAAACTTTCAGCTGAGCAAACTCACATTCTAGAAGTGCTTCTAAAATAA
- the rsmH gene encoding 16S rRNA (cytosine(1402)-N(4))-methyltransferase RsmH, giving the protein MSYTGHYTVLKHECVDSLIEKAPLDKKSYYADLTFGGGGHTFEFLYRNPLFNVRSTDQDPDALKNGNERIQKEQMGDRIKLIDTNFVHFPSMIREHSPEVFADGGFQGILLDLGVSSHHFDEAGRGFSFRFDGPLDMRMDYESDEFQTAEEIVNTYSEEELRRIFEEYGEEKNARKIAAKIVTERKEKRISTTKELENIVFHCYPKEHRYGKTNPSTRVFQALRLEVNRELEVLSNTIDQLIPLLKVGGRLAIISFHSLEDRIVKNVFRDASQKTELPVEVLTKKPILPSEQEILDNSRSRSAKLRILERVETKKDKNKYKQ; this is encoded by the coding sequence ATGAGCTATACAGGTCACTACACAGTTTTAAAACATGAGTGCGTCGATTCATTAATTGAAAAGGCGCCTTTGGATAAAAAGTCTTACTACGCTGATTTAACTTTTGGCGGAGGCGGACACACGTTTGAATTTTTATACAGGAATCCCCTTTTTAATGTGCGCTCAACTGATCAGGACCCGGATGCCTTAAAAAATGGAAACGAAAGAATCCAAAAGGAACAAATGGGTGATCGGATCAAGCTTATCGATACAAACTTTGTTCATTTTCCTTCAATGATCAGAGAGCATTCGCCTGAAGTTTTTGCTGACGGTGGATTCCAGGGAATTCTTCTGGATTTAGGTGTGTCTTCACATCACTTCGATGAGGCCGGCAGAGGTTTTTCATTTCGTTTTGATGGGCCACTTGATATGCGTATGGATTACGAATCGGATGAATTTCAAACGGCCGAAGAGATCGTCAACACATACAGTGAAGAAGAACTAAGAAGAATTTTTGAAGAGTACGGTGAAGAAAAAAACGCCAGAAAGATCGCTGCGAAAATCGTGACTGAAAGAAAAGAGAAACGAATCTCGACGACTAAAGAATTGGAAAACATCGTTTTCCACTGCTATCCAAAAGAGCATCGCTACGGAAAGACCAACCCTTCGACTCGAGTATTTCAGGCCCTAAGACTTGAAGTAAACCGGGAACTTGAAGTTTTATCCAACACAATTGATCAACTAATACCGCTCCTAAAAGTTGGCGGTCGCCTCGCTATCATCAGCTTTCACTCTCTCGAAGATCGCATTGTGAAGAATGTTTTCAGGGACGCCTCTCAAAAAACCGAGCTTCCGGTTGAGGTTTTAACAAAAAAGCCAATTCTTCCATCTGAGCAAGAAATTTTAGACAATTCTCGTTCAAGAAGTGCTAAACTAAGAATATTAGAAAGAGTAGAAACTAAAAAAGACAAGAATAAATATAAGCAATGA
- a CDS encoding penicillin-binding transpeptidase domain-containing protein — protein MNRVEKNRIIFVFTCFCLFFLLVLGKAFKVQLVDAGDLIVRANSQFLRQATVYPKRGNIYDRSGHPLALNVQTYSIFTIPKSTDGKNDVYKKLAKIVPELSYKEMITTIKKRKRFTWLGRKLRLSKDQVEDIKELKGIFIEGTPERTYPNHELLSQVIGFVGLDNSGLSGLEYMYNKELRGNPVTLKYTIDNKGRAIKFESHQDVTAQAKDIYLTIDKDIQGMAEKYLKEAVLKHNADKGGIGVIDASTGEILAIANYPTFDPNNVKGSAPESRKLSFAIDPFEPGSTFKIFTAASALEHKTATINSTYYAEQGRMRVDNHWIKEAESHEKFEWISVADIIRYSSNVGTTKLAFDLTFPKLKETLKELNFGNKTGIEVPGESRGIFTEADNVTPLSLSNISFGQGIAVTGVQMMAAYAAIANGGEYIKPTLIKRDPNQVSVSELEPENANQLEKRRRVLSQKNTEDLTKALVLAVEKGTGGNAKIPHFQIAGKTATAQRVDKNGGYKGYVSGFIGYPVNVDRKFVIAVYIDNPKTGGYYGGAVAGPVFKNLAEYMLYKNKDISRLAEHEDNDYDLKKVKTNIDMVQVKEAASRSLTPGIVPNMMGLDKITTTNISLKLNLQVVHKGMGVVSSQYPPAGTPIGDDTVVKLEYSPPTYE, from the coding sequence ATGAATAGAGTTGAAAAAAATAGGATCATCTTTGTTTTTACCTGTTTCTGTTTGTTTTTCCTTCTCGTTTTAGGGAAAGCATTTAAGGTTCAGCTAGTCGATGCTGGAGATCTCATTGTTCGCGCCAATTCACAATTCTTAAGACAGGCAACTGTTTATCCAAAACGTGGAAACATCTACGACCGTTCAGGTCACCCACTTGCTCTTAACGTTCAAACGTACAGTATTTTCACCATCCCAAAATCAACTGATGGGAAAAATGATGTTTATAAAAAACTGGCCAAGATCGTTCCGGAGCTTTCGTACAAAGAAATGATCACGACGATCAAAAAGAGAAAGAGATTTACCTGGCTTGGCAGAAAGCTTCGTCTTTCAAAAGATCAGGTTGAAGATATCAAGGAACTAAAAGGTATCTTCATTGAAGGAACTCCAGAGAGAACTTATCCAAACCACGAGCTTCTGTCTCAGGTTATCGGGTTTGTTGGTCTTGATAACTCAGGTCTTTCAGGCCTTGAGTACATGTACAACAAAGAGCTAAGAGGAAATCCGGTTACTCTAAAATATACGATCGACAACAAGGGCCGCGCGATTAAGTTTGAAAGTCATCAGGATGTAACAGCTCAAGCAAAAGACATTTACCTGACGATTGATAAAGACATCCAGGGAATGGCCGAAAAATATTTAAAGGAAGCTGTCTTAAAACACAATGCAGATAAAGGTGGGATTGGTGTTATTGATGCTTCGACAGGTGAAATCCTGGCGATTGCTAACTACCCTACTTTTGATCCAAACAATGTTAAAGGATCAGCTCCTGAATCAAGAAAGTTAAGTTTTGCCATTGATCCGTTTGAGCCAGGTTCAACATTTAAGATCTTCACAGCGGCTTCGGCACTTGAGCACAAGACAGCAACTATTAACTCTACTTACTATGCTGAACAAGGAAGAATGAGAGTTGATAATCACTGGATTAAAGAAGCTGAAAGCCATGAAAAATTTGAATGGATTTCAGTTGCAGATATTATTCGTTACTCTTCAAACGTCGGGACGACAAAACTTGCATTTGATCTGACTTTCCCAAAATTAAAAGAAACATTAAAAGAACTGAACTTTGGAAATAAAACTGGAATTGAAGTGCCGGGAGAATCTCGCGGTATTTTTACTGAAGCAGACAACGTCACACCTCTTTCTTTAAGTAACATCAGTTTCGGTCAAGGTATTGCTGTTACAGGTGTTCAGATGATGGCAGCCTATGCGGCGATTGCTAACGGTGGTGAGTACATTAAGCCAACACTTATTAAGCGCGATCCAAACCAGGTGAGCGTTTCAGAATTAGAACCTGAAAATGCGAATCAACTAGAGAAAAGAAGAAGAGTCCTGTCGCAAAAGAATACAGAGGATCTGACAAAGGCCCTAGTGTTAGCAGTTGAAAAAGGAACGGGAGGAAATGCTAAGATCCCTCACTTCCAGATTGCGGGTAAAACAGCGACTGCTCAGCGTGTAGATAAAAATGGTGGATATAAGGGTTATGTTTCTGGGTTCATCGGATATCCAGTTAACGTAGATAGAAAATTTGTTATCGCTGTTTATATTGATAACCCAAAAACTGGCGGATATTACGGTGGGGCAGTTGCGGGTCCAGTGTTTAAAAACCTTGCGGAGTATATGCTTTATAAAAATAAAGACATTAGTAGACTCGCAGAACATGAAGACAATGATTACGATCTGAAAAAAGTTAAGACCAATATCGACATGGTTCAGGTTAAAGAAGCGGCTTCAAGAAGCTTGACTCCTGGGATTGTGCCGAACATGATGGGGCTGGATAAGATTACAACGACCAACATCTCGTTGAAGTTAAACCTTCAAGTTGTTCATAAAGGAATGGGAGTGGTTTCATCACAATACCCACCAGCAGGAACACCGATTGGCGATGATACTGTTGTGAAATTAGAATATTCACCTCCAACATACGAATAG